The genomic segment ATTGCACAGAACCTGCGCGCGTTCGTCTACGCCAGTTGTTACGGCTGCAAAACGATGGCTGAAGCCATCACCTATCGCGCAACCTTCGCCTACCGCGAACTTATGCTTATCTGGCCTGATTTCATCGCCTATAACCCGCTGACCGGAGAAAACGAAACCTTCCCGGCCCCGGCGTATGCCTGCGGCCTGCGTGCGCTGATTGACAACAATCAAGGCTGGCATAAATCGCTTTCCAACGTATCAGTCAACAACGTGCTGGGTATTTCTCAGGATGTTTTCTGGTCGCTTCAGGCAGAAGACAGCGACGCGAACGAACTGAACAACAAGGAGATCACGACGCTCATCAAGCGTAACGGATTCCGGTTCTGGGGAAACCGCGTCACGGATACCAAAGATTACATCTTTGAGGTTTATACCCGTACCGCCCAGATTCTGGCTGACAGCATTGCGGAAGCGCAGTTTGAGGCCATTGACGAACCGCTTACCCCGGCCAACGTCAAGGACGTGGTCAGCGGTATCAGCGGGAAACTCAGCTCGCTGGTGACGCAGGGGCGGCTAATCGGCGCTGAATGCTGGTTTGATATCCTGGATAACCCGACAACCGGGCTTCGACAGGGTCAGGTGCGCATTCGCTATAAATATACGCCGGTTCCGCCGATGGAGGATCTGACGATGTACCAGACCTTCACTGATGAATACTTTGAATCGGCGTTCTCTTCGCTGGGAGGTGCATAAATGGCGGTCCCTCACAAACTGCGCCTGTTCACCTGCTTTGTGAACGGCAGCAATTGCATCGGCAAAGTATCTTCCGTAACGCTGCCAAAGCTGACACGCAAGACGGAAGATTTTCAGGGCGGCGGGATGATTGGATCCGCAGCTGTGGATCTCGGTCTGGACAGTGGCGCGCTGGATACCACGATGGTGGTTGGCGGTCTGGTTCAGTCGCTTCTGCTGAACTACTGCGGCGATATCGACGAGACCCGCTTCCGCTTCGCCGGTGAGTATTACACCGATGGTGAAAGCCTGCTGGTTGAGGTCGAACTGCGTGGCCGCATCACCGAAATGGACGGCGGTGAAAGCAAGCAGGGAGAAGACACCTCCGTCAGCTACACGATGAAGAACACCTATTACAAGCTCACCATCGACGATAAGCCGTTGTTTGAGTTTGATCTGCTGAACTTCATCTACAAGAAAGACGGCAAGAATATCTACCCTGACCGCATTACGTCTGCGCTGGGAATGGGTAACTGATTAACCTGATAAGTGGCGGCACACCCGTGCCGCCCGGAGTATTCAACAATGAGCAAAAAAAACGATAACACCATTACGCTGGCAAAACCCGTTGTTCGCGGCGATGAGAAAATTACTCAGGTAACGATCACTGATGAGATCAAACAGGCTGGTTCCCTGCGCGGACTGAAGCTGGTTAACGTGATGAATATGGATGTTGATTCAGTGGCGGTACTGCTGACCCGTGTAACGTCACCGCGCCTCAAACAAACCGAAATCAACGAAATGGATACCCGTGATTTTGTCAGCCTGTCAGAAGCGCTCGTCCCTTTTTTGACGCCTGCGGGGTCTGGAGCGTCGAGCGAGGCGGAGACGGAGAATCAGTAACACTCCTGCGGTTCGACCTGATCGACGATCTGGTTGCTGATATCGCGGTTGTTTTCAACTGGCCGCCCTCTGAAGTCTTCACGATGGAACTGGGCGAAGTCATAGCCTGGCGTGAGCGGGCGGCTGTCCGAAGTGGAGCCAGTGACAGTGAAAAGCCTTAATATCCGCGTCGCGTTCAGCGCGATCGATAAACTTACCCGCCCGGTCAATGCCGCCCGCCAGAGTGCGGGCGGTTTGTCTGAATCCCTCAAAAAAAACGCAGTCCAGCATTAAAGATCTGGACAGTCAGTCCCGTACATTCAACCGTCTGCGCGACAGCGTGCAAAAAACCTCCCGCAAAATTGACGACGCCAGCCAGACGCTTGAAGGGCTGAATCAGGCGCAGCGGGAAGGCTCACAGCTTACAGACAAGCAGAAAGCCCATATGGCAGCGCTGGCCGCAAAGCTGGAGCGCCTTAACTCTGCCCGCACGCAGGAAATGGTTAAGCTGCGCGCCGCCTCACAGGCGCTGCGCAGCCACGGTGTTTCGCTGGTCGGCAGCGATCGCACCATTCAGAGCGCCATACGCCGAACCGAACAGTACAACCAGACGCTTGAGCGGGAACGGCGACAGCTTGCCGCTGTCACGCAGGCACGTGCGCGCTACGACCAGATGCAGCAAACGGCGGGCAAACTTCGCGGCGGTGGCACGATGGCCGTTGCGGGGGCCACTGCTGCCGGTTACGTAGCGGGACGTTTCTTATCCCCTGCCGTTGGGTTTGATCGGGAAATGTCCCGCGTGCAGGCGCTGACCCGCATAGATAAAAGCTCCGTTGACTTTTCGGCACTGCGTGACCAGGCCAAAAAGCTGGGCGCTGAAACGCAGTTCACCACAACTGACGCCGCCAGCGGGCAGGCATTTCTTGCAATGGCCGGTTTCACTCCGCAGGCCATTCAGGCCGCACTGCCTGGCGTGCTCAATATGGCGCTGGCCGGTGGTATGGATTTAGGTGAAAGCGCCGATATCAGCTCAAATATCCTGTCTCAGTTCCGCCTCGACCCTAAAGAAATGGATCGCGTCAGTGACGTATTAACTGGCGCATTTACCCGTACCAACACCGATCTGCAAAATATCGGTGAGGCGATGAAGTACGCCGGGACAGGCCTTTCCAGTCTTGGCGTAAGTGTTGAGCAGACAACAGCCATGATCGGCGTGATGGCAAACGTTGGTTTGCGCGGGAGTATCGCCGGTACAGGATTACAGGCCGCGTTTTCACGCCTTGCCGCCCCAACCGGCAGGGCCAAAACCGCGCTCAAAGAACTGGGCGTAGACGTTGCTGACGCCACGGGGAAAATGCGCCCTGCTGAAGAGGTTCTCACTGAACTCTATAAAAAGATCAGCAAGTACGGTGATACAGACAAACTCTCTTTCTTTAAAGATATTGCCGGTGAAGAGGCGTCAAAATCATTGCAGGCACTGGTTATGTCGGCCGGGAGCGGGGAACTCCAGAAGCTACTGGAAGCACTGAAAAACGCCAAAGGTGAGGCACAGAAGGCCGCAAAAATAATGGCGGATAACCTTGATGGCGATCTCAAGAATCTGGACAGCGCCCTGGGAAGGTTTCCGCATTCAGATTAACGATCTTGTCGATAATCAGCTTCGCGCCCTGACTCAGGGACTGAGTGATGTTGTGGGAAATATGACGCAGTGGGCTAAGGAGAATCCGAAGCTTGCCCGATCCCTGCTGGTTGTCGGCGGTAGCGTTCTGGCGATGACCGCCGCCATTGGCGGCACATCACTGGCGATCGGACTACTGATGGGGCCGCTGGCTAAACTCCAGCTAGGTTTTACCCTGCTGACAGGGGGGTAGAGGCATAGCCGGAACGGTTGCCGCTCTACGAACACTCGGCACGGCTTCCGGCCCGGCAATGGCAAGCGTGCGCGGATGGGGGCCAGTTCTCGGCTCGTTAGCAGGGAAAATGCGGGGAGTTTCAACCATCATCCCCGCTATGCGTGGCACACTTATGGGAGTATTTCTTGCACCTGGTGCCGCGCTGGGAATGCTGGCTAAAAACATCGGAATGCTTGCTCTTCGCCTCACGGGTTTTACGACCATATGGAGCATTATCACAACTGCTGTCTCTGTGCTTGGTACTGCGCTGTCACTGCTGTTGAGTCCGATTGGCCTGATAGTAGCCGCGTTTGTTGCTGCCGGGGTTCTTATCTGGCGCTATTGGGATCCTCTTAAAGCATTTTTTGCGGGTGTATTTACCGGCATCATGGAAAGACTGGCCCCGTTACGTGAGACCTTCGCGCAATTCAGCCCTATCTTTGATGCGATAAGCAGCGCTGTTAGCCAGGTCTTTAACTGGTTCAAATCTCTACTTTCCCCGATGGAGTCCAGCAAAGAAACGCTGGATAAATGCGCCAGTGCTGGTGAGGTGTTCGGCAATGTCCTGGGCGGTGCGCTCCAGCTTGTCCTGGCTCCCGCAAAAATGCTGCTGGATACATTAGCTTGGATCCTTGAAAAGCTCGGCGTTCTGCCAGATGAGGCCGAAAAAGCCAGGAAGAAGATCGAAGATGCACAGCGCATGGCTGTTCTTCAGGACAAAGTTGCCCTTCTTCAGGGAGATATCGCGAAGGTTGCACCGAAAAAAGTTGAGGTGAATAACGTTCCGCCTGGCGCACCGCAACCCACATCACCGCTGACCGGCGATAACGGCACTATGCGCCGGTTGCAGAATATCGACAGCAACACCAAAGCGACAGCCGACAACACGAAGAAGATCGGCCCGGCGATATTGTATTTAAAAACCTGCCGCGTGCGCTGGCCGTTCGTGGGGAATGGAAGGAATCACAGCTGGCCAGCACGGTCAGGAACAACGGGTTAAGCGCACGCCCCGCAGTGGCGGCAGCATCGCTTCCCGTTAAACAGGCTGAACTGCTGCCAGTCAGCCGCAGCGCCAGCAATATACCGGTTGCCACTGGCGGCTTTACGGGAGAAATCCACGTACACCTACACGGCGTTGACCGACAGGACGCGCGCGAAATTGGCCGCATTGCTGCCGACGCGGTGAATGCCGAAATGGCCCGCCTTGCGCGGCTCAATCGCGGCAGCTTCAAAGACAGAGATTAAGGGAAGCAGCATTATGATGATGATATACGGAATGTTCGTTTTTGAACTGAAGACGCTGCCTTACCAGCAGCTACGGCACTCACTGAACTGGCGGCATGTGAAGAATGACCGTATCAACCGATCGGCAAAATGGCAGTACATCGGCGCGGGGGAGACACAGATCAACCTGGACGGAGTGCTTTACCCTGAAATTACAGGCGGTGACGTGTCTCTTACCGTTCTGGCAACGCAGGCATACACCGGCGTCCGTGGCCTTTAATCAGCGGCGCAGGGCAGATTTACGGCATGTATGTACTGACCGGACTACAGGCCACGCACACAGAGTTTGACCGCTACGGGAAGGCGAAAAAGATAGAGTTTTCGATCAGCTTCCAGCGCTGCGATGAAGACCTGCGCGAACGCCTGCAAGGTCGTCTGTTGGCGATTTACTCTCAGGGCTGAAGGATAAAGCCACGTCCGCCTACAACTCTGCCAGTAGTACGCTGTCTGGCCTGTTCTGACGGAATCCACATAAAACTAAAGCGGGCATTTGCCCGCTTCATCTTCCGGAACACATCGCCATAATTGACAGTGCTGCAGCACCGTTAAAAATGACTGTACTCGATACATATGACCAGCACGGTTAAAACGACCATGCGTGCCGGAATGCAAACTTATTCCGGCTTATCCGGCCAGGTGATATCCGGTGCTTTCGACGTATCAATCTCCTGAACAACCTGTACGTACTGCATCCATTCAGTAAGTTTCGCCTTATCCTCTGGAGTAATAATTCCCAGCATTAGCTGGGTCTGCCACATCTGCGTTACATTGTTGGCCTCTGCGATTCGGGACGCTTTTTCTGCATCAGCTTCTGCAATCAATTCTTCCTGAGTTGGTGCAGGAATATCAATTAACTGCGGCAATCCCTGATCATCGCTGGCCATACCTTCCCCGCTGGCGTCTGCTGCGTCTTAAACGGATGATTATCATCTTCAATAGCAACGCATCCGTTTAAATCATGGATACCCGGCAACGCCTCATTGTTATCGACTGGATTCCAGTACCACATATTAATATCCCTCCGCGACGTAATACCCTGCAAAAGATGAGCCATAACTTGTTATTGGTGACGAACTGAGTGTTACCTCCATTGTCGCCATATTGAATCCGGTAAAGCCAATTTGCGCCGGGTTTGCAAATTCAAAGTTATTAGAGGTATTCCCGTTCTCCGTGACATACAGTCCATCCAGCCGTGACGTAAAACTTATCGGAAAATTAACCCTCACTCCCTGCGCAGGTACTGGAATAGCCAGCGGGCTGCTGGTTATCCAAGAATTTCCGACGCGTTTATAACCATCGCTGTAAGTTTCATACCACCCGTTCGCATTCGTGCCCTTGCTAACCAGATAGCGCGGCGTTGCGGCCAGACCGTCAATCCCTAAATTTTTCAGCGCAGCCGTCTTAGCCGCTGTGCCTGCGCTGGCGATTTCTTCAAAATTCTTAGAGACCTGCAAATACTGAGTATGCGGATTATCAGCAGCAACGTGTTCCGCGAGAGCCTGATCGACATACGCCTTCACTTCAATAACAGCATCATCAACATATTTACGGGTTGCCAGCACAACGGACGGATCGATTTTCAGCGTCACAGCTTCAGTGCTGCTGACAATCAGGATCACGCGAATAACCTGCACGCGCCCGCTACCTTCCTGCAACTGCGGTTTATAGGTCTCTGCGCAGTTGGCAACCGCAATCATATCGCCATCTTTATCAAACAGGCCGATTTCACGGATCCACCACCCGCCCACGCCTTCCGGTATGACCTGTTCAGCAATAATCTGGTTGGTGTTTACCGGGTCAATAGTCAGCATGTTCAGTTGCGCGCGGCGCAGCTCATGCGTCAGCGCCGTTTGTGCCGGGTTCGGCGTCGGCAGCACGCCGTTGCCATCGCCCACAGCCATCTGGGTGATCTCAACCTGCGCACCCAATGCCGTGGCGTTTGCCAGTTTTGCCGCCCCGATATTGGTTAACAGGGCAAAATATTTAGTCGCCACTTGCGATCTCCACGGTATCAATTAAATGGACTGCCGCGCCGGTGTAATCGCCACCGCCCACGGATATGGTTTCAGGAAAATAAGGGTAAACGGTCAGCGTATCGCCGATATAACATCCCGCCCCGGCTTCGATATAGCCCTGCGACTGAAGCGAAAGAGACAGGCCAGTAAGGTGGCGGCTTCTCGGCTTGGCATCATCAATAAGGCGCTCAAGCTCAAGATAAGTTTCCTCCGTAATCCCTGTTCCTGAATGCCGATTTCAAGCCTGAAGGTTCCCGGCTCTTCGCCGCCCTGCCACCACTCGATCACGCGCAGCAGAAAGCCGAAAGGTTCAACGACGCGGCGCAAAGCGGAAATGGTGCCCTTCTGACGGTGAACCAGCCAGGAGGCTTTAATCACCTGTCGCTTGGTCTGTTCTGACCAGTTTTTATCCCAGCGGTCAACAGACAACGCCCAGGCGAGATAAGGCAGAAGATCAGCCGGGCATTCGTCCGGGTTCCACAGCTTGCGCAGGTCAACAGGAATATCGGTAAGCCTTTCAGTCACCTTCTCCGTACTGCGCATAAAACCGCTGGCCGAAGGCGGCAGCATGTTGTTATTCATCGGTGCCCCGGTCTCAATTGTGAAGGATTCACACCGCGCCGCCTGCGTATCAGCGATCACAATATCGCTGGCAGGCTCCAGCAACTCCACCCTCTGTACACCCTGAACATGCAGCGCCGCCATAATGGCTGAGCGGGCAACGTCACGGCCAATCTTACCCTGCTGATTCAGCCAGGACTGAAGTGCGTCCTGCGCGGCGGTATGGATAGGTTCAGACTCAGGGCCGGGGTAGAAATACAGCAGCGCATTGATCTGATAATTCACGATCTCTGCGGCCTGAACGGTCAGACGATCGGCAACGGGGCGCTTATCGTCAGCAGACAGCGCCTTATCCACCGTCGCCAGCAGTTCTGCGCTGGCAGTGCCGTCGCCTTCGGTGGACAGCACAGAGACCACCACCACGGCAGGCGACGGGCTGATCGCTTTGGCGTCCGCCACTTTGCCGCTGGCACTTTTGGCAAAATATTCATATGCGCCGGTTGGCCCCGCCACGCTTAGCCCTTCAAACGCAGCCTGCGCCCGCAAACGCAGTGCGGTATCACTTTCCGTTACCGCGTCAGTGGTTGCCGTCTCCGGGGTGATGATCAAACGCTCGGTGTTCAGGTTGCCCGCGAGGTTATCAAGATCGGACGATACGGCATGGCTCAACATACATGCAGCCGCACCGTCATTAATCCGCTGCCTGAGCATCATTTCACGGTAGGCAACCACCTGGGCGATCACGTTCAGCGGTTCGGATTCCAGCTCCAGCGCGGCGGCAACAGACGCCTGCTGTTCCTGGGGAATGCCGCCAGCAAGACGGCTTTGACCTCGCTGAGAATGA from the unidentified bacterial endosymbiont genome contains:
- a CDS encoding phage tail protein is translated as MATKYFALLTNIGAAKLANATALGAQVEITQMAVGDGNGVLPTPNPAQTALTHELRRAQLNMLTIDPVNTNQIIAEQVIPEGVGGWWIREIGLFDKDGDMIAVANCAETYKPQLQEGSGRVQVIRVILIVSSTEAVTLKIDPSVVLATRKYVDDAVIEVKAYVDQALAEHVAADNPHTQYLQVSKNFEEIASAGTAAKTAALKNLGIDGLAATPRYLVSKGTNANGWYETYSDGYKRVGNSWITSSPLAIPVPAQGVRVNFPISFTSRLDGLYVTENGNTSNNFEFANPAQIGFTGFNMATMEVTLSSSPITSYGSSFAGYYVAEGY
- a CDS encoding GpE family phage tail protein → MRFDLIDDLVADIAVVFNWPPSEVFTMELGEVIAWRERAAVRSGASDSEKP
- a CDS encoding phage tail sheath subtilisin-like domain-containing protein; the encoded protein is MAESRFHGARIRENTDLVAAINDIESNVIGVVAVADDADAEAFPLNTPVLVTRVNNVLGKAGKTGSLYKTLKAIADQTSPKVIVVRVAAATEEEGGKTQSQLIMGGTAEDGSYTGMYAFLTAEQKVGYRPRILAVPGYDTEEVTSALCVIAQNLRAFVYASCYGCKTMAEAITYRATFAYRELMLIWPDFIAYNPLTGENETFPAPAYACGLRALIDNNQGWHKSLSNVSVNNVLGISQDVFWSLQAEDSDANELNNKEITTLIKRNGFRFWGNRVTDTKDYIFEVYTRTAQILADSIAEAQFEAIDEPLTPANVKDVVSGISGKLSSLVTQGRLIGAECWFDILDNPTTGLRQGQVRIRYKYTPVPPMEDLTMYQTFTDEYFESAFSSLGGA
- a CDS encoding phage major tail tube protein, whose translation is MAVPHKLRLFTCFVNGSNCIGKVSSVTLPKLTRKTEDFQGGGMIGSAAVDLGLDSGALDTTMVVGGLVQSLLLNYCGDIDETRFRFAGEYYTDGESLLVEVELRGRITEMDGGESKQGEDTSVSYTMKNTYYKLTIDDKPLFEFDLLNFIYKKDGKNIYPDRITSALGMGN
- a CDS encoding phage tail assembly protein, producing the protein MSKKNDNTITLAKPVVRGDEKITQVTITDEIKQAGSLRGLKLVNVMNMDVDSVAVLLTRVTSPRLKQTEINEMDTRDFVSLSEALVPFLTPAGSGASSEAETENQ